Part of the Quercus lobata isolate SW786 chromosome 6, ValleyOak3.0 Primary Assembly, whole genome shotgun sequence genome, GAAAGGAGGAAAATTCACTGAATTAAATGGAGTAAATTGTGTTGGCCTAAGAATGAAGGGGGGATGGGTTTTAGGGAGTTGCAGAAATTTAATGATGCAATGTTGACGAAACAAGTTTGGCAACTATTGAGTAATCAAGACTCTTTTTTATAGATTCTTCAAAGCAAAATTGTTCCCTCATGGGACGATTTTTGATGCTAAAGAGAATAGATGGTCCTTTGCGTGGAATAGTATACTTAAAGAAAGAGACATCATCAGGAAAGGTTTAAGATGGAGGATTAGGGATGGATCATGTGTTTGGATTTTTCAAGACAACTGGCTGTAGGAATCTTAATCGGGAAGAGTACTCTCCCCTGTTAGGAATATTCCTCCTTCTGCTACAGTTTCTACCCTCATTGACCATGACCGACGTGGTTGGAGAGACAGTGAAATTGATAGAAATTTTCTACCATCTAAAGTGGCCATCATCAAAGCTATACCACTGAGTTTTTCTATGAGTGCAGATTCTATTTATTGGCCGAAGACACCTGATggaatttattcaattaaatctAGATACAAACTTATTTTGAAGGAGGATGGCAAAGACGTAGCTGGTGTGGCTACTGCAAATGTGATGAAGGGTGTTTGGAGCAGAATTTGGAAGCTCAAGGTGCCTAATCGTGTTAGAAATCTTCTATAGCGTGCAGGGAATGATTCTCTACCAACTAAAGTAAATCTGATGAAGATAAAACTCCTGGATGATGCTCTCTATCCCCACTGCAAACTTAGCTCCGAGGATAGCCTTCATGCTGTATGGTCCCGCCCTGAGTTATCAGCTGTGTGGCAAGCTCATTTTGCAAACTTATGAGCTGCTACTTCAGGTTGCATTGCCTTCCTGGATGTTATCCAACGTGCCCAACATAATCTATCATGATTTGATTTATTAGCTATTACAATTTCTATGATATGGTTGCGAAGGCATAAAATGAGAGTTGGTGAAGATTCCTACCAGCTAACTCGAGTTAGCTCCATGGCCTATGATTCATTTCAGGAATTTCAGCAACTCCGCTCCACTCACAGTAGGATTCCTCGAACAGCTTGATCAGTACGTTGGCGCCCTCCTCCACCTGGGTTAGTCAAGGTAAATTTTGATGGTGCTTTTTTCTCTTGAGATAAAATTGATGGTCTCGATATAATAATCCGGAATGATTAAGGATTAGTTACGGCTACTTTATCACAAAAAATTCTATTACCTACTTCAGTAGAGATAGTGGAAGTGTTAGCGGCACTTCGAGCACTCCTTTTTGCTCAAGAGTTAGGTTTTGAGAGTTTGGTGATGGAAGGTGATTCTAAAATCATTATTAATGCTATTAAGGGTGACAATATAAACTTGTCTGACCATGGTCATCTATTATAGAAcattaagggtatgtttggtaactgttttttccctttattttctgttttaaaaaacaattttctgtttttgaaactaaaaaacttgtttggcaatcCAAAATAgtcagaaaacaaaaattgttctcaaaactcaatttgtgaaggaaactaaaaacatgcaaaagactgtttttagtttctagttttcaaaaatcaatgaaaacatACATTTGATTAaatgaatctgtctcatttaatgagttagcattagaattcaaatcctagtaataacatattttagtattttctattttttcctcaaaaaactattttttttttttaatttcaactaaccaaacatgttttttatttcaaaattataagaaaattgttttttctttatatttccaaaaacaagtttttgaaaatggaaaacaaaaaccatTACCAAACATATCCTAAGTTTCTTAGCTCTTCTCTTAGAGATATTTCTTTTTACCATATTAGAAGACAAAGAAATTGTGTAATCATAGGTTAGGTAGAAGGGCTATTTGTAGTCCTTTTCTTGTCTGGATAGAACTTCTTCTTCCtgatattttttatgtttgcaACTATGATTTATGTTTGATTAATGAACAATACCCCCACATTCTAGGGGctacatctcaaaaaaaaaaaaaaagtttaagctattgattaatttgagttttttttttttttttttttttgagaaactatttgAGATTAGTTAATAATGAAGTGTTGGAGAGAATATTTAATAGAATCTATTTCTTTCaaagaatatatattaaatctcAATGAGAGTTACCACATTTATAAGGTGAAGTTTTATGAATATGCTACCGTTGTAACTTTGCCAGACTTGTGGCTGGTACGCCTCCGTACTTAAGCCACTTATAACATGAAGCATAAACTTGCACCCAAGAttagaaaattgattttcttttcctttggaTCTGATATTGGAAAATGAGCtaataagaaaataaactaTACATTAAAGCCTACAAAACAAGTACTAATAGTATCATTAATCATAACATTCGAAAGACCCTAGTTCTTGCTGACAAGATGGGAGACCAAACAAtggatgaaaaagaaaatcccaAAACCTTGCATGCTCTATAGCATGCTGattctttgtttttcaattttttctggTCAAATTACTTTGCTGATTCCGTTGCGTTTTGACTGGTTCCCAATTGTAGGCACTGATTCGTGAGAATCTAGCTACCACATGTCCTACCTCTATTTGGCTGAGCCACTTGAATTTCAGCCATGTGAATGACAGCCATGTCTTTAATGTTGAAGTTAATATAATGGGGTCATTCTAAAATCCTAATAGCCCCACTTCCCTTTAATCTTCCGACATGTTCTACAATGCGAACATTTGGTCATCAAAGCAGTATAAATCTCCGTCTGGTTCGGCCAATACTAGTGGCTTAGTTTACTTCATTTTTTCCTCTGTTTttgactctctttttttttccttcctgttagattttatagtatatataatcACTAATAAGAACATTTATGAATggtttgagaaaattaaatttagaaataatcTTTAGTTATCATGATTGGATGTTACAAGTAAGAACCTAATGTACGAGAAATCTTAACAACCAACTTGTTTGGTGGTACAGTGGAAGGAGCCTTGAGCCAACAAGATTTCGCTTTGCAAAACATCTTGGATTTGAGTCACCTTTCCTCCACTAGCAACTTATTAGTGTTCGGTGTTCCTTATATTTCACCATAATTGAAGATTTCTAGAGCGGTTAAAGATTACTATAATATCGCTTaagtaagaaagtcacactcttctaactaatttttacatttaccaaaaggaaaaaaaagaaatctaaacaTAGAAAAGCAAAATTATCTTAAACTATTTGTCTTTGATAGGAAGGAAATAATCTTCTTATTGTTTTGCcaatgatattattatttatttttatcgaAGGAAGGCACAGGGTGATATCACGTGGAGCCTTTGAGCCGTCTGTATCGCCAGCTCATTCACTGCCAAATTTTACTAATGGTCAAAGCTCGGTCAACAAGGCAAATGCATGCCAACCCCTTCTGGACTCTGCACTCTGCCTCTgtgccctctctctctctctctctctctctctctctcaaaactttAGCTATGAAGAATTAAAATTCACTATAAAATTCTTATCTCAGTTTTTCAACACCAATATTATTTGCCTTTTGAATGTGAGTTCTGTTGCTTTCCATGCCTGCAACAAAGACAGTTATCAACTTCTTAAACCTGGCTAGCTACATGCATGACATCGATcccatatataataaataaaatctcttTCGTCCTCCATccatatatttcatatttcCTTCTCTGTCCATTGCATTAAACTGACTTTCGTATCTCTGCCTGCCTGTCCCACTttgattcccttttttttttaaaaaaatttacttttcatatttttcacattttcggacCAAGTTAGTAAAAAATAGTGCATGCGGGCTTTGTCATCACTGTTAATATTACCACTCTTGTGAAAGTATGATTCGGTTGATATAACCCTGCATCATTTCTAGCCGTTGGATTTCCATATGCATGGTATTATGGTAAGCAATAATGACCCGCTTAGAATCTTGATAAGATTGGATTGCTCCTCTTACACCAACGTCCGAAGAGTACTATAGTACTAATATAATGACAAATATCAAGAATCTTTGACCACGTCCTGTGAAAAAAGTGTAAAGTTTAAAGTTAGAAGGCATATTTTTCTTGGAAACTTCATAAAATCTCCAGTATTTCATTACCTAAAACGTGGAACATAAGGGGTTTCCAGTAAAAAAGGGAAAGCTTTTTACTAttctaagatttttatttatattaattatcttGGGATAGAATGAAGGAGAGAGCTTCTTAGCAACTTCACTATCATCCAATGAAGACAGTGACGTTTTTGTACCGCAAAGAATGGATGTCATTTAAATGGAAATTTAACATGTCaagacaaaatttaaaattgttatcATGGCATGTGATaatgcaagaaattaaaaaataaaaataaaaaaccatcaatctctataacttttttttttattgtatataaaTACAAACATCTATATACAATGGAAGAGGGTCCGAATAGAATTTATTAGGGTTCATTCATTGTGCTATTCCTTCactcactattttcttttccatgttAGTTTGAAAGTCCATGGCATGCTTAGACATGTATAACTCCGAGCACAATAAGGGTCACCACTATGCTCCTATGAGCCCAAGAATCTCCTTCTCCAGTGACTTCGTCGATGTCCAGCAGACCACAAAGCAAGAAAGAGGCTCAGCCTCAGCACCAGTGTCCTCAGACTTCGAATTTTCAGTGTCAAACTATTCCATGATGAGCGCTGACGAGCTTTTCTGCAAAGGCAGGTTCTTGCCTTTCAAGGACAATAACAACAACCAAATGCAGAGAACTACAACTTTGAGGGATGAGCTTCTTCTTGGTGATGATGACGACGTGTCGTCTAGGCCACCGAAGGGTTCCACGAGGTGGAAAGGGCTTCTGGGTCTGAAGAGATCGACCCACATTGGTTCCAAGAAAGCTGATAAGGGTGAAGGATCTGTTGAAAATAAAAGGTCTAGTTTGGTTCATGAGGACGCCAATGTTGGCCACACTTCAcaggtgagaaaaaaaaaatacacttacacacacacaaacatactttttattctattttctttattttgagttttgtctcattaggttcttcattttttgtttattttttcaggAGCAGTTGAATTAAGGAGGTCAAGTTACAGGAAAGTGGAGATTGGGTTATAGTGTTATTGTTGAAGGTGATAGATACGTAAAGCTAATGTGGcaatttttttgtagttttgggAAGGAAGATAGGGGTGTTTTAGGGCAAAATTTAGAGGTCCTGATCTGCTTTAGTGGGCTCTCTTTGTGATCTGGGATTGactgtttttactttttcttttgaactcTCTAGGAAGTAGGAGTAAGAGTGTCTAGATGTTTACTGTACAAAATGTTTGCGGTTGAATTCCTGTGTCATGGTTTGATCAATGATATGATATGTGATCTGTCTTGTTAATTTGTAATTCTTCCTAAGCAAAGAGGATCTTATTTTGACTAGAAATCAATCGTGCATGTTATGTATCTCACCTTTTGGATCTTAACTTTTGGAAATTGGGAGTGTAAGAAGTCAGAATTTGTTTTTGTGCACAGAAAGAGGCAGGGCCTTCATTGATTATGTTTCCCAACTTTCCAAGATTCCAAGATTTTCTCTTCTTTAACTTTTTCCTTAATATTGTGATGAAAATCTTAACCCTAGCTACTTACTCTCAGTCAAAACACTTttttgacaaagaaaaaagaaatcaccCTTGAGGAAGGGTTCAGATAGTTTAATGGGGACTATAAATGTGACAGCTAAGCCATGGCTGTTCatcttgtaaataaataaataaatcaaaatcaaaatcaaaatctgaTCTCAGTGCATTGGGGACCGGGTCTGGCCACAGAGATGGTCTGGCCCTAAATCGGATAATATTTGAATGGTCAAACCATCAACGTCTTAAGTTTTAAACATTTTAGAAACACGCACCAACCCTACTGTATGTCTCTGTTCCTACTTGCCTGTCCATTGTGAGTTCTTTTACCACCATTGCCAACAGGGGAGTGCAGGACGGAGAGGACATGAcaaagtaataactaataagcattatacctataaattttttttttttttttttccatatttgtGACCTTTTTAACGTGATTCTTTGGATTATAGAAGACAATAAATCTAAAGACATCTAATTTTACATCtaggtacgtttggtacactgaatgtagattacattagaaataataatttttattatagggAATTGAAGACATTGTAAtagaataactattactattcataagtttggttgttacatatagaaagcttgtaaaagatgatgtataaagaaactttatatttttggaaatatattaattttaaaacctattatatacactaaggaatagctattacatccactttaaagaggaataactattcttcaaattgaagaatagttattccaatgtaataactaatccaTGTAATAAAGATGTAACCAAATGACCGAATTGATATTAcacatgaataactattctATTACAAGAGCTATTACAACATACCAAACGTACccctaattttattatttactgtAATGATGAGTGTGGTGGCTATTTCCTAACGGCCCGAGGCTGGTTGGGCTCAAACCTCCAATTTATTTGTATTCTGGATTGGGTTTAGCTCATAATGGGAGATCCTTGAAGTGATTCATGCTATGATGGATCACACCCTAATTCTATTTTTCTGTTAGCCTACTTTGAATTAAGCCTAGCTAAAAAGGCTTAGTTATAGCCGAGTTCCCCTTCAAAGGTCCGAGCAAAACCTCTATCATAAGGCTATGTTCTCACTTTTCTCTTGTGTATCCCTCTCCTGTTTTTGTTACAACCTCTTtcctccaccccccccccccaagctCCTTTTTATAGGCTCGTGTTATTGGGGGAGCCATGATGAAGGAATCTTAGGTGTGTCAGTGGGTCATTCCATTCCCGTGGTTTTGGTGCTCCTCTAGATTTAGGCTACTGTTCCTCCATATCAAATCACATGTCAGGGGGGGGGGGACCCATTTTCCTGTCACTGAGGTGAGTTTTGTGCTTGATGTCAAGTCTCGTTTTTGGCAGGTGGAGTTCCCCAGGGCATTTTCTTGAACCCTCAGCTTGCTTGGGCTTTAGGAGAGCCTTCAGAGGCGAGGCTTCGGCCATTTCGGACCATGACTACCCTAGCACACTCTCAATTCTCATTGTgggagaacaaaaaaatttatagttgtCCATTACTCATAATTGACAATTTCAATAAGTTGTGAAATTGAGTCTATCCTAGATTTATCATATTGAGTATCGACATGACTTGTGTAAacataaaatttcaagattagAAATCAAATagttgaaaatgttttacaaatgtaaatttgtatttatgaATAAGTGGGTACAATCCTCTCTACTTAGATTTTATTCCAACAAAATAATCCATTGATTTAGTCTCTTTGGAAAAGTCTTCGACTCAAGGATAGTGCCAGTGCAGTtttgattcaaacacaaaatGTCATCTACTTTGATTAAAAAACGAATTTAAATGTCTTTGTAACATAATTACGATGAATCTCTAGTTGTATGCTTGTTTGAGCATTATTTGTCTTTGAAGATTTGGGGTGGATGTTATTTGAAGCTTTAGAGCTTGAATCCAATAAAACTTTAAAGGATTAGAGTCCCTAGAGTTTCTGGAGGCCTTGGAGCTTGATTCCAGTACAACTCTAAGATTTAGAATGATATCTTGAATGAATTTTCTttgtgtggggcccaaatgatttatgggccaggcccatctacccggagAGAATCCGAagacccaagccgaggagggcaatggcccaaactcgacaaaatagcctatggataccgccgaggacagctcagtcctcggcaaacccaaagtccccccctgaaagaggggtaaaaacggtataggactgaaacttggaagaaagatctaaaaaatccaaggaaagctgcccttactgccattcaatgctctgaacctgacagagccgcattctttggcttttacaaccacccccaacgactttgaatatgggctgatgggacaagtatcaatcttggaaaggttgaccctatacgtggacgaaggacaatgaacgcaggcaaatataaaaggaaaaagaagtaacctaaagaggGAGGttggggaaaaatggccaaaaaccagagcctcccagcccacctccaggagaaagactccaggggtgaaggaaaacttaaccttgtacgaacaccgcgaaaaacccaccgcctgtcgatcaaggcctagccttccaaacccacgctctacaaatgatattgttagggccttttcacgtacgaacccgacactgttacggtccgccacgaatcgtgtccttacactttGTATTCAAAGATCTTGATGTAAAAGTTTTTCAAGCTTTGGAGCTTGATCTAATAGAGTTTCAAAGGACGAAATTCTTAAAATTCTTGGAGTCTTTAGAGCTTACTTCCAATAAACTTTAAGGCTTGGAGAGATTagtgttctttttatttttcttttttctttttttgaagaggGATTAATGTTCTTTGATTGTTCTTTGTATTCGAAGATTTTGATGTAGAAATTCTTTGGGGTTTTGGAACTTGAATCTAACAGTGGTCAACAATTGAAGTTCTTGGAGGTTTTGGAGCTTGAACGTAACTTCAAGACTTTTTAATATCCTTCTACAAAACTGATGAAGGTCTCTATTTATAGCAgtcttgaaaaaatttaaagacaTCTCTGATGAGAGCctcattttaaatcaaattatcaacacGTATAGACATGTGATTGGctcttaaatatattttttatcatttttattcagTGACACTTGGTAAATTTCTATCAATTCATAAATAATGACTACAGAATCCATTAAATAGCATGTGGTATTTTGTAATTAGCCATTTTGAAAGAACAACATAAACTTGGTTGGATGACGTGGCAATTTGTGATTGTTTAATAATTTCACTCCCCACAACATGACCAAATGCCTTAAATCATACACCTAAGATATGGGGAATAAAAACATATGGTAATTAAGATTTTATATATGCTTTCATTGTGTTTGTGTGACTAATTTGGTGGTGATGACCTTGAAAGAAGACCTCTagactcttttttctttttcttttttgagagccTAGACCTCTAGACTTAGTTGGTATCAATATGCAATCATCTTTATTAAGAAATGTTTAGTATTGGTGATTATCTTATaaataatgctaaaaaaaaaaaaaaaaaactattttacaatatttataCAAGTCTCTAATGTGACAAATTATTACTGGTTCTTATCTAAGTTCATTATTAACATTAATAGTTTGtaacaaattttgtaaaataattcatagttttagcattttccttatcTCATATCTCATTTTGATAACATATTtaccaaaattgaaaatggCACATGTTGCTCCTCAATTTTATTCATTACATTGGTTGTGGCCCAAATGGGTGTTGGTATTTCCATCATGGCGAAATTGGAAGGAATTAATTACCCTAATTATGGCAAGAATCATTTTTGCCCCAAATGTCACACTTCCCTGTTTGGGGACAACTTGTCAACTATGGTTGTGCTCATCCACAAGCTCCATCCATCAGTGGGCTCATCCTAACAAAACTTTTCATTAAACGGTCCTTAATTTTCATCATAATTTATCCCAATTGCAATCTATTTTTGgcttattttacttaaaaattaagattgataaaaatatagttatacacttataccattaaaaaattgtacataaaaaagaaaaaagaaataaataaataaccggCGTGAAGACCAAAACTACTAAATAATTGTTGGTTTGACTCCGTTTTCgttataagaaaaaattcattctcTAGATTGTAAAATGGGCCAACAAGTTCGTTGACACTTCTATAGTTCTATATTAGCCTACCATATATTTTGCCATTCATCGCAAAATGCTGCCCAAAAACTGAACAAGTCAACTATGATCAAACAGGTTCCTTGCAAATTCCGATTCTAAACACCATGTTtccttttctaaaaaaaaattataataaaattttttttaagactcaTGGTTTCCCATGCATGAGATGTGAGAAAATTTTCGTCCTACAACAATAGATTCCAGACCAGAGTTTGGGCAAGTTTCCTGGACGTTTAACCCACTAAATATCATAAAAACTCATTGTCACAAAGCCTACCATagcaagatatatatatatatatatattttttttttataataacataTGTGGGAATGAGAGATTTGAAATCTGGAAACACCAAGAAGTGCTAAGACTGTGGCATGGCAAGATATTACTAGCTTTGAAGGCATTATCACATTAGCAAGTGGACGATGTCACCAGGGAGCAGTAACCTCTTGCCGGAATTTGTGCTCATAGAGTGCAGATTTTGACTTAAGGCTCTCAATATAAGCACCGAATCCATCACAGGCCTCCTTTAATTCCGCAAGTTTTCCTTCAATATTCCTTATCTCATCTTCTGTGCGACTTTGTTCATTTTGAGCTTCTAAGTAGGTCCTTGTGCTTTTGGCACCTTCCGATTCATAGGCAAGGCTTATAATCCGTCGTAGCCGAGAACGTAAGAATCTAACATTCATACCCAATTGCTCAAAGGCTTTCAAAGTCTGGTCCCAACTAGAAAATTCTTCCCGAGTGGTGGTAAGCTTGCTAGCTTTTATGGCATCGGCAATATTAACAGTCTCTAAAATAATTCCaacaatcaaattataattaatgcCCTTGACTAGACTGTCATGAAGAAATGCATTCTGACTGTTGCAGAGCTTGAAGTATTTCCTCCGTATATCCTCCGACAACTCAGAATCTATGGGCATTCCATCTACTAGAATGTTGAAACGCACAAAACTTTTGATGTCTTTGAATTGAACAGGTGGCCCAGACAACTTAGAGCCTTCCAAAACTTCTGAACCAACCTCTTCACTATCATTTTCAGATTGTTCTGCTAGCTGCCTGAGGTATGGTATGGATCTTTGCAGGCCAgaccttttcttcttcctcttgacAACATAATTAGGAAGAGTTGTTGGCCGTTTCTTGTCTGTATTACTGGAAGCTATTGTACCTATCTCCGCATTATACTTATCTGAGTATAAGGACATCCAAGGAAAACGGTGCAAACATTGATgaatataaaatgaaatgtaGTAGTCTCTGAGATACATGGATggcactaaaatttttaaacatagACATCAGTGTACTTGCCTGcatcattttgttttgtctgAGCATCCAAAGTTAGGAGGCCAAGAGCCCCATCCACTTCAGTAAAATCATTTGGCCGTATTATGTAAACCTAAACATAgaggtttatatatattacaaaaacaGTAAACTTACAGTCGGTGCTGAATTATCATTATAACAAAAAGAGAAGTATCTTGAAATTGCAATTTTCTATTGTACATGATTATAATATAAGAATTGCTACTGAATTATCAGAATGACAACATTGGAAATTACACAAAAGATTCTGTTCCTTTTTTCAtttgctaagttttttttttctttttcttactcctttctctccaaactaaaaaaaaaaagtttttaattaggGTTAAATTATAAGCAAATCAGCAAACAGAACAAATTTAACAAGGAAAGGCTGCTCCTAACTACTAACCACAAGTCTTTGTCCTATGGATGAGAGATGTGAAAGTGTTAGTTTCAAAAGCCTTGGGCTAACTTAAAATCGAtatattcaggaaaaaaaaaaaaaaaaaaacatgtaatccaTATAAACCATCCTGTCAGCTACCATGTTTGTTTGGCAGCAGATAAGACTCGGTATTGACTATATTGAGACCCAATGTTCTCCTTTAGAAGCTCCCATGTCCTATAGAGTGGTAGAGTGGCTTTTCCCAAAACACCATTTCTCCCTCTTCAAAGCTGGGGAAAATCAATCCAAGTAGGTTAATTGCCTTAATTTCTCCGCTGATGGTTGTTAAGTTAACAGTAGTCAACAACGTTTAAATTAATATACAGCTTTGTACATTTccctaataataaaaaaattctgtGTCAGCGAACTCTGATCCATGTTATTTAGGTCCTTCCCTTGTCACACTGTTAAGTTGAACGGTAGTTAACAGACATTCACTCAAAATGCAGCTTTGTACATGTCCctaatacataaaatttatctGTCAGCAAACTGCTATCCATGTTATTTAAGTCATTCCCTTGTCACATCGGATAGCTACTAATGCAGATAGAAGATAGCCCTCCAATCATACTTTTCTGTGATTCATactaattattataaaaaataaataaataaataaataaaaaaccacttttctATAAATCATATTCTTAGCATTTCAATTACAGAAACATACAAAGCATAAATGTTCCCTAACT contains:
- the LOC115949647 gene encoding uncharacterized protein LOC115949647; its protein translation is MACLDMYNSEHNKGHHYAPMSPRISFSSDFVDVQQTTKQERGSASAPVSSDFEFSVSNYSMMSADELFCKGRFLPFKDNNNNQMQRTTTLRDELLLGDDDDVSSRPPKGSTRWKGLLGLKRSTHIGSKKADKGEGSVENKRSSLVHEDANVGHTSQEQLN
- the LOC115994069 gene encoding B3 domain-containing protein Os01g0234100-like, whose product is MEERGEEAAEEKEKQGPETTSGAAEEADDVTLAELSLSRMPKLKPKHKPKPKPKPMPMPKSNLNPDSNSIVPISSSSPKPIEKKSKNKKENAVSKFNNSDVLSVNHVEMIASCRIGKHTFDGRGGALSSALIRAEEVQSNLQHEYPSFVKSLVRSHVASCFWMGLPGKFCKAHLPDKDTAITLEDEGGKQYVLKYIAYKTGLSAGWRQFSAAHNLLEGDVLVFQLVEPTKFKVYIIRPNDFTEVDGALGLLTLDAQTKQNDADKYNAEIGTIASSNTDKKRPTTLPNYVVKRKKKRSGLQRSIPYLRQLAEQSENDSEEVGSEVLEGSKLSGPPVQFKDIKSFVRFNILVDGMPIDSELSEDIRRKYFKLCNSQNAFLHDSLVKGINYNLIVGIILETVNIADAIKASKLTTTREEFSSWDQTLKAFEQLGMNVRFLRSRLRRIISLAYESEGAKSTRTYLEAQNEQSRTEDEIRNIEGKLAELKEACDGFGAYIESLKSKSALYEHKFRQEVTAPW